A genome region from Paracoccus stylophorae includes the following:
- the glgX gene encoding glycogen debranching protein GlgX, whose amino-acid sequence MVVKQLPLEGSDWPLGATWDGSGVNFALFSANATRVELCLFDPAGRRETDRIELPENTHQVWHGYLPWIRPGQLYGYRVYGPYAPEAGHRFNPNKLLIDPYARGLSGQLRWHDALFGYRIGHKRGDLSFDKRDSAFVMPKCVVVDPSHTWGGDVPPNRAWQDTIIYEAHVKGMTARNTALPERVRGTFEGLATRSTIDHLVDLGVTAVELLPVQAFFDDRHLVERGLTNYWGYNTIGFFAPAPRYLTRDGAINEFKLMVRRLHEAGIEVIMDVVYNHTAEGNEMGPTLSFRGIDNASYYILADEPRHYYDTTGCGNALDMRHTRTLQMVMDSLRYWVEECHVDGFRFDLATTLGREREAFDMHAVFLEATRQDPVLSRVKLIAEPWDTGPEGYQLGSFPPGWAEWNDRWRDTARAFWRGDPGVAATLADGLLGSSQLFEHEGRRPWASVNFVTAHDGFTLDDLVSYDDKHNEANGEDNNDGHDHNLSWNCGVEGPTDDPQILALRDRQRRNLMTTVVISQGLPMILMGDERGRSQHGNNNAYCQDVEFSWLDWDPDGPGDRDFEAFVRNLIAIRRSRSLLRAEKFIHADPRDRFDVRARWLRPDGAEMTPQDWDDPENRMLCLHLSGRGGGLMVFLNAAASPVQFDLPDALCGSWRLLIDTASGTATVEGEERTLGPAVEIPERSILLFEGATP is encoded by the coding sequence ATGGTCGTGAAACAACTGCCGCTGGAGGGGTCCGACTGGCCTCTGGGGGCGACATGGGACGGATCGGGTGTCAACTTCGCCCTGTTTTCGGCCAATGCGACGCGGGTCGAGTTGTGCCTGTTCGACCCGGCCGGCCGGCGCGAGACGGACCGGATCGAACTGCCCGAGAACACGCATCAGGTGTGGCACGGATACCTTCCCTGGATCCGGCCCGGCCAGCTTTACGGCTATCGCGTCTATGGTCCCTACGCGCCCGAGGCGGGGCACAGGTTCAACCCCAACAAGCTGCTGATCGACCCCTATGCGCGGGGGCTGAGCGGACAGCTGAGGTGGCACGACGCGCTGTTCGGCTATCGCATCGGCCACAAGAGGGGCGATCTGAGCTTTGACAAGCGCGACAGCGCCTTCGTGATGCCCAAATGCGTGGTGGTCGATCCGTCCCATACCTGGGGCGGCGACGTCCCGCCGAACCGCGCCTGGCAGGACACGATCATCTACGAGGCGCATGTCAAGGGCATGACCGCCCGCAACACCGCGCTGCCCGAGCGGGTTCGCGGCACGTTCGAGGGGCTGGCCACGCGCTCGACGATCGATCACCTCGTCGATCTTGGCGTCACGGCGGTCGAGTTGCTGCCGGTGCAGGCGTTCTTCGACGACCGGCATCTGGTCGAACGGGGGCTGACGAATTACTGGGGCTATAACACGATCGGGTTTTTCGCACCCGCCCCGCGATACCTGACCCGCGATGGCGCCATCAACGAGTTCAAGCTGATGGTGCGCCGCCTGCACGAGGCGGGGATCGAGGTCATCATGGACGTGGTCTACAACCATACCGCCGAAGGCAACGAGATGGGGCCGACGCTGTCGTTCCGCGGGATCGACAATGCCAGCTACTACATCCTGGCCGACGAACCGCGGCATTACTACGACACCACCGGCTGCGGCAACGCGCTGGACATGCGCCACACCAGGACGCTTCAGATGGTGATGGATTCGCTGCGTTACTGGGTCGAGGAATGTCACGTCGACGGGTTCCGCTTCGACCTGGCCACGACCTTGGGGCGCGAGCGCGAGGCGTTCGACATGCACGCGGTCTTTCTGGAGGCGACACGGCAGGACCCGGTGCTGAGCCGGGTGAAGCTGATCGCCGAGCCGTGGGATACCGGCCCCGAAGGGTATCAGCTGGGCAGTTTTCCGCCCGGCTGGGCCGAGTGGAATGACCGCTGGCGCGACACCGCGCGCGCCTTCTGGCGCGGCGATCCGGGCGTTGCCGCGACGCTGGCCGATGGCCTGCTGGGATCGTCGCAACTGTTCGAACACGAAGGCCGGCGACCCTGGGCCAGCGTCAATTTCGTCACCGCCCATGACGGCTTCACGCTGGACGATCTCGTCAGCTATGACGACAAGCACAACGAGGCCAATGGCGAGGACAATAACGACGGTCACGATCACAACCTGTCGTGGAATTGCGGGGTCGAGGGGCCGACGGACGACCCGCAGATCCTTGCGCTGCGCGACCGGCAGAGGCGCAACCTGATGACGACGGTGGTGATCTCGCAGGGGTTGCCGATGATCCTGATGGGCGACGAACGCGGGCGCAGCCAGCACGGCAACAACAACGCCTATTGCCAGGATGTCGAGTTCAGCTGGCTGGATTGGGACCCGGACGGGCCGGGCGACCGCGACTTCGAGGCGTTCGTCAGGAACCTGATCGCCATCCGGCGCAGCCGCAGCCTGCTGCGGGCGGAAAAGTTCATTCATGCCGACCCGCGCGACCGGTTCGATGTCAGGGCGCGCTGGTTGCGTCCGGACGGTGCAGAGATGACGCCGCAGGACTGGGACGATCCCGAGAACCGCATGCTGTGCCTGCATCTGTCGGGGCGGGGCGGCGGGCTGATGGTCTTCCTGAACGCCGCCGCGTCGCCGGTGCAGTTCGATCTGCCCGATGCGCTGTGCGGTTCGTGGCGGCTGCTGATCGACACGGCATCCGGGACGGCGACGGTCGAGGGCGAGGAACGCACGCTCGGCCCGGCCGTCGAGATCCCGGAGCGGTCAATCCTGCTGTTCGAGGGCGCGACGCCATGA
- the glgB gene encoding 1,4-alpha-glucan branching protein GlgB codes for MSRATPDHRPDPTEVEAILRGRHADPFAILGMHERDRGGPVVRVFAPEAGEVAVIDRKTGQPVATLDRIDAEGFFSGAAGRRSRAFPYRLRMRAGDAEWELDDPYSFGPLLGEFDEHLLAEGRHEELYRKLGAHPVTHEGVAGTAFAVWAPNARRVSVVGDFNAWDGRRHPMRRRHAAGVWELFIPGLRKGALYKYEILGVHGAVLPLKADPVAFAAEPPPATASVIAGLPEHAWQDADWMQALTDAVPVEAPISVYEAHLGSWRRGEGDRILSYDELAEALADYATDMGFTHVELLPVSEHPFTGSWGYQPIGMFAPTARHGTPADFARLVDQLHRAGLGVIVDWVPAHFPSDAHGLVRFDGTALYEHEDPRLGFHRDWNTLIYNFGRVEVANFLRASALYWLREFHVDALRVDAVASMLYLDYSREPGEWLPNRFGGRENLDAVDFLRRTNVTVSERAPGTLTIAEESTAWPGVSRPVGEDGLGFDFKWNMGWMHDTLEYMAQDPIHRKYHHDRMTFGLHYAFSENFILPLSHDEVVHGKGSLLGKMPGDRWQKFANLRAYFGFMWTHPGKKLLFMGGEFGQEREWNHDRSLDWHLLDDPAHAGVQNLVRDLNRLYRETPALHLRDCAPEGFEWIDGGDSENNVFSYLRKGDDGTPPVAVIANMAPVLREGFRIGLPCEGRWREVMNTDAAEYGGSGAGNGGHVIATAPGAHGRPAAATMTLPPLGVLVLVPEG; via the coding sequence ATGAGCCGCGCGACACCCGATCACCGGCCCGATCCGACCGAGGTGGAGGCGATCCTGCGGGGTCGCCACGCCGATCCTTTCGCCATTCTGGGGATGCATGAACGCGACCGGGGCGGGCCGGTCGTGCGCGTGTTCGCCCCCGAGGCGGGCGAGGTGGCGGTGATCGACCGCAAGACCGGACAGCCCGTCGCGACCCTGGACCGGATCGACGCCGAAGGGTTCTTCAGCGGCGCGGCGGGACGCCGCAGCCGGGCCTTTCCCTATCGTCTTCGGATGCGGGCCGGGGATGCCGAGTGGGAACTTGACGATCCCTATTCCTTCGGTCCGCTGCTGGGCGAGTTCGACGAACACCTGCTGGCCGAGGGCCGGCACGAGGAGCTGTATCGCAAGCTGGGCGCGCATCCGGTCACGCATGAGGGCGTCGCCGGCACCGCCTTTGCCGTCTGGGCCCCGAACGCGCGGCGCGTCAGTGTCGTCGGCGATTTCAACGCCTGGGACGGGCGCCGCCATCCGATGCGCCGCCGCCACGCGGCGGGCGTGTGGGAGCTGTTCATCCCCGGCCTGCGCAAAGGCGCGCTTTACAAATACGAGATCCTGGGCGTGCACGGCGCGGTGCTGCCCCTGAAAGCCGATCCGGTGGCCTTCGCCGCCGAGCCTCCGCCCGCAACCGCCTCGGTCATTGCCGGGCTGCCGGAACATGCGTGGCAGGATGCGGACTGGATGCAGGCCCTGACCGACGCCGTCCCCGTCGAAGCCCCGATTTCGGTTTACGAGGCGCATCTGGGGTCCTGGCGGCGCGGCGAGGGCGACCGCATCCTGTCCTATGACGAACTGGCCGAGGCGCTGGCCGATTACGCGACCGACATGGGATTCACCCATGTCGAACTGCTGCCCGTGTCCGAACACCCGTTCACCGGGTCGTGGGGGTATCAGCCGATCGGGATGTTCGCGCCGACCGCGCGTCACGGCACACCGGCGGATTTCGCCCGGCTGGTGGATCAGCTGCACCGCGCGGGTCTGGGGGTGATCGTGGACTGGGTGCCGGCGCATTTTCCGTCGGACGCGCATGGTCTGGTGCGGTTCGACGGCACGGCGCTTTACGAACACGAGGATCCGCGGCTGGGATTTCACCGCGACTGGAACACGCTGATCTATAATTTCGGCCGGGTCGAGGTCGCCAATTTCCTGCGCGCCAGCGCGCTTTACTGGCTGCGAGAGTTTCACGTCGATGCGCTGCGCGTGGATGCCGTGGCCTCGATGCTGTATCTCGACTATTCGCGCGAGCCGGGCGAATGGCTGCCCAATCGCTTTGGCGGGCGCGAAAACCTGGACGCGGTCGATTTCCTGCGGCGCACCAACGTGACCGTGTCCGAGCGCGCCCCCGGCACGCTGACCATCGCCGAGGAATCCACCGCCTGGCCCGGCGTCAGCCGGCCCGTCGGCGAAGACGGGCTGGGGTTCGATTTCAAGTGGAACATGGGCTGGATGCACGACACGCTGGAATACATGGCGCAGGACCCGATCCACCGGAAATATCACCACGACAGGATGACCTTCGGCCTACATTATGCGTTCTCGGAAAACTTCATCCTGCCGCTGAGCCATGACGAGGTGGTGCACGGCAAGGGCTCACTTCTGGGCAAGATGCCGGGCGACCGCTGGCAGAAATTCGCCAATCTGCGCGCCTATTTCGGGTTCATGTGGACCCATCCGGGCAAGAAGCTGCTGTTCATGGGCGGCGAGTTCGGACAAGAACGCGAATGGAACCACGACCGCAGCCTTGACTGGCACCTGCTGGACGATCCGGCCCATGCGGGGGTGCAAAACCTGGTGCGCGACCTGAACCGGCTTTATCGCGAGACGCCGGCCCTGCATCTTCGCGACTGCGCGCCCGAGGGGTTCGAATGGATCGATGGCGGCGACAGCGAGAACAACGTCTTCAGCTATCTGCGCAAGGGCGACGACGGCACGCCGCCGGTAGCCGTGATCGCCAACATGGCGCCGGTTCTGCGCGAGGGGTTTCGCATCGGGCTGCCTTGCGAAGGACGCTGGCGCGAGGTGATGAACACCGATGCCGCCGAATATGGCGGATCGGGCGCGGGCAATGGCGGCCATGTCATCGCCACGGCACCGGGCGCGCATGGCCGCCCCGCCGCTGCCACGATGACGCTGCCGCCGCTTGGCGTGTTGGTGCTGGTGCCGGAGGGCTGA
- a CDS encoding maltokinase N-terminal cap-like domain-containing protein gives MTTPAGTDAAATAGDDLCATLNGEAGRELVRDALQAYLATRRWFGAKESRIEGVDLTCAAAMQRGRAALCVADVALAGGVQRYFLPLTAGRDAEGADIIGHLPDGAALCDGGTDMALAGDILHAMRDGALLEGDGGAVRFEGAGIPPDTETPRPLAAEQSNVSIAFGRDVILKIYRRLRAGPQPDVEISRHLTCAAGFAHAPAWLGSATLTGAGQEPTTLAAAFAFVANRGDAWSHFARRLDAAIAGDAGPADMADDAALCRLLGVRTGGLHQALAKTTDDPAFAPVAVTQDDLKSWVAEAAADVEETWRMIAQAAAGSGALADLAGDLVAARPALDAKIARVARLAPSGWRTRIHGDYHLGQVLVTEGGDLAIIDFEGEPRRDLAARRAKMAPLRDVAGMLRSLDYAARAAVLRADDPKAAAPVADAWHAAAAQGFLAGYRSEMARSDADPDAPLAAALLDLFLVQKAAYEVAYELSNRPDWAVVPMAGLLNLANAGGTS, from the coding sequence ATGACCACGCCAGCGGGAACCGATGCTGCGGCGACGGCGGGCGACGATCTTTGCGCCACGCTGAACGGCGAGGCCGGACGCGAGTTGGTCCGTGACGCGCTGCAGGCGTATCTGGCGACGCGCCGCTGGTTCGGCGCCAAGGAATCGCGCATCGAGGGCGTGGATCTGACCTGTGCCGCCGCCATGCAAAGGGGGCGGGCGGCGTTGTGCGTGGCCGATGTGGCGCTGGCCGGCGGCGTGCAGCGGTATTTCCTGCCGCTGACCGCGGGGCGCGATGCCGAGGGCGCGGACATTATCGGACATCTGCCGGATGGCGCGGCCTTGTGCGACGGAGGGACCGACATGGCGCTGGCCGGCGATATTCTGCACGCGATGCGCGATGGCGCGTTGCTGGAAGGCGACGGCGGCGCTGTCCGGTTCGAGGGGGCGGGCATTCCGCCGGACACCGAGACGCCCCGGCCGTTGGCCGCCGAGCAAAGCAACGTCTCCATCGCCTTCGGGCGGGACGTGATCCTGAAGATCTATCGCCGGTTGCGCGCCGGGCCGCAGCCCGATGTCGAAATCTCGCGCCATCTGACCTGTGCGGCCGGGTTTGCCCATGCGCCCGCCTGGCTGGGCAGCGCGACGCTGACCGGGGCCGGGCAGGAGCCGACGACGCTGGCGGCCGCATTCGCCTTTGTCGCCAATCGCGGCGATGCGTGGAGCCATTTCGCCCGGCGTCTGGATGCCGCGATCGCGGGCGATGCCGGCCCGGCGGACATGGCCGACGATGCCGCGCTGTGCCGTCTGCTGGGCGTGCGGACCGGCGGGCTGCATCAGGCATTGGCGAAAACGACCGACGATCCGGCCTTTGCCCCTGTCGCGGTCACGCAGGACGACCTGAAGTCATGGGTCGCCGAGGCCGCGGCGGATGTCGAGGAAACCTGGCGCATGATCGCGCAGGCGGCGGCGGGGTCAGGCGCGCTGGCGGATCTGGCGGGCGATCTGGTCGCGGCAAGACCCGCGCTGGACGCGAAGATCGCGCGCGTGGCACGGCTGGCGCCGTCGGGCTGGCGCACGCGCATCCATGGCGATTATCATCTGGGGCAGGTTCTGGTCACCGAGGGGGGCGATCTGGCGATCATCGATTTCGAAGGCGAGCCACGGCGCGATCTGGCCGCGCGCCGCGCCAAGATGGCGCCGCTGCGCGATGTGGCGGGGATGCTGCGGTCGCTGGACTATGCGGCGCGGGCGGCGGTGCTGCGCGCGGACGACCCGAAGGCCGCCGCGCCGGTTGCCGACGCATGGCACGCCGCCGCCGCGCAGGGGTTTCTGGCCGGGTATCGCTCCGAAATGGCGCGCAGCGACGCCGATCCCGACGCGCCGCTGGCTGCCGCGCTGCTGGATCTTTTCCTTGTGCAGAAAGCTGCCTATGAGGTCGCCTATGAGTTGTCGAACCGGCCGGACTGGGCCGTCGTGCCGATGGCCGGTCTGCTGAATCTGGCAAACGCCGGAGGCACGTCATGA
- a CDS encoding alpha-1,4-glucan--maltose-1-phosphate maltosyltransferase → MAAAGKSQANAIDAVMTIARNRIAFEGVSHEIDGGRFAAKVIAGRDFTFEADVFGDGHDRIRAAVQLRADRGGPVTEAEMRHLVNDRWAAEISVPEPGLWWLTLIAWRDLFATWHEDTAKKIAAGQRVSLELEEGRRLVAEALDAGAALKARPKKALTQLLARLEDADDAGRQSLLMSDETRTLMRETGPRTNLSQYGRDLPLRADRDAAGFSAWYEMMPRSWGADGSHGTFDDVIDRLDYVRDLGFDVLYFPPIHPIGRTNRKGPNNSLTAGPDDPGSPYAIGAQEGGHKAIHPDLGTLEDFDRLVAAAADHGLEIALDFAIQCSPDHPWIKEHPKWFDWRPDGSIKFAENPPKKYEDIVNVHFYRDALPSLWLELRDVVLFWVAHGVKIFRVDNPHTKPFPFWEWMIAEVQARHPDTIFLAEAFTRPKVMKRLAKIGFTQSYSYFTWRHSKAELTEYLTELTREECRHYMRPNFFANTPDINPYFLQTSGRPGFRTRLVLAATLAGNYGIYNGFEICEGRPVPGKEEYLDSEKYQLRQWDFGQPGHIKDDIRLINRIRAEHPAMRDFTNLRFFPAHDDDVLYYGRFDKDADSFLLFHVNLDPRAPREFGFEVPLWEFGLPDSASIEVQDLLQGNRFTWHGKDHTLTLDPDTRPYAIWRLFPPGAARA, encoded by the coding sequence ATGGCAGCTGCCGGAAAAAGTCAGGCAAACGCGATCGACGCCGTGATGACGATCGCCCGGAACCGCATCGCTTTCGAGGGTGTCTCGCACGAAATCGACGGCGGCAGGTTCGCCGCGAAGGTGATCGCCGGGCGCGATTTCACGTTCGAGGCGGATGTATTCGGGGATGGCCATGACCGGATCCGCGCGGCGGTGCAGCTGCGTGCCGACCGGGGCGGGCCGGTGACCGAGGCGGAGATGCGCCATCTGGTCAACGACCGCTGGGCCGCCGAGATCTCGGTGCCGGAACCGGGGCTGTGGTGGCTGACCCTGATCGCGTGGCGCGATCTTTTCGCCACCTGGCACGAGGACACGGCCAAGAAGATCGCGGCCGGTCAGCGCGTCTCGCTGGAACTGGAGGAGGGGCGGCGCCTTGTCGCCGAGGCCCTGGACGCCGGCGCGGCGCTGAAGGCGCGGCCGAAAAAGGCGCTGACCCAGTTGCTGGCGCGGCTGGAGGATGCGGACGATGCGGGGCGGCAATCGCTGCTGATGTCGGACGAGACACGGACCCTGATGCGCGAGACCGGGCCGCGCACCAACCTGTCGCAGTATGGACGTGACCTGCCCCTGCGCGCGGATCGCGATGCGGCCGGTTTCAGCGCCTGGTACGAGATGATGCCGCGGTCCTGGGGCGCGGATGGCAGCCACGGCACGTTCGACGACGTGATCGACCGGCTGGATTACGTGCGCGATCTGGGTTTCGACGTGCTGTATTTCCCGCCCATCCATCCTATCGGGCGCACCAACCGCAAGGGTCCGAACAACAGCCTGACCGCAGGCCCGGACGATCCCGGCAGTCCCTATGCCATCGGGGCGCAGGAGGGGGGGCATAAAGCGATCCACCCCGATCTTGGCACGCTGGAGGATTTCGACCGGCTGGTCGCCGCTGCGGCGGATCATGGGCTGGAGATCGCGCTGGATTTCGCGATCCAGTGTTCGCCGGATCACCCGTGGATCAAGGAGCATCCCAAGTGGTTCGACTGGCGCCCCGACGGCAGCATCAAGTTCGCCGAGAACCCGCCCAAGAAATACGAGGATATCGTTAACGTCCATTTCTACCGCGACGCGCTGCCCTCGCTGTGGCTGGAGTTGCGCGATGTCGTGCTGTTCTGGGTCGCGCATGGGGTGAAGATCTTTCGCGTCGACAATCCGCACACCAAGCCGTTCCCGTTCTGGGAATGGATGATCGCCGAGGTGCAGGCGCGCCACCCCGACACGATCTTTCTGGCCGAGGCATTTACCCGGCCCAAGGTGATGAAACGGCTGGCGAAGATCGGGTTCACGCAATCATACAGCTATTTCACCTGGCGCCATTCCAAGGCGGAACTGACCGAATACCTGACCGAGCTGACGCGCGAGGAATGCCGCCACTATATGCGGCCGAACTTTTTCGCCAATACGCCCGATATCAACCCGTATTTCCTGCAGACCAGCGGCCGGCCGGGTTTCCGCACGCGGCTGGTGCTGGCCGCGACGCTGGCCGGGAATTACGGCATCTATAACGGGTTCGAGATCTGCGAGGGCCGCCCCGTGCCCGGCAAGGAGGAATATCTCGACAGCGAGAAATATCAGCTGCGGCAATGGGATTTCGGCCAGCCGGGCCATATCAAGGACGATATCCGCCTGATCAACCGCATCCGCGCCGAACACCCGGCGATGCGCGATTTCACCAATCTGCGCTTTTTCCCGGCGCATGACGACGATGTTCTTTACTATGGCCGGTTCGACAAGGACGCGGACAGTTTCCTGCTTTTCCACGTCAATCTCGATCCCCGCGCGCCGCGCGAATTCGGCTTCGAAGTGCCGCTGTGGGAATTCGGGCTGCCCGACAGCGCCTCGATCGAGGTGCAGGATCTGTTGCAGGGCAACCGCTTTACCTGGCACGGCAAGGATCACACCCTTACGCTGGACCCGGATACGCGGCCCTATGCGATCTGGCGCCTGTTCCCACCGGGGGCGGCGCGCGCATGA
- a CDS encoding glycosyltransferase, which yields MKESPTNDALLLYAPVPLYRDEKGELLVERQAVNGLRLWAENFSRVTVMMPLDPASSPRGWERLSDVASRLDRVQFEPLPMAYRPDQFFRHLPATRRRIQKLISEAQWLSFAIGGLFGDWGAVASFTAYRMKRPFAVWTDRVESEIVRQEAGTGPWKARLRRRLAHRPMAALERAVIRRATLGLFHGRETYEAYAPFSRGPAEVVHDIHLGPRDHIAPERLATKAGGASEGPLRLIYTGRADPMKGPFDWIEVLKHLSDMGVDFRARWLGDGSERAGMIAQIAKAGLQDRVEMPGFVDDRTAVLEELRNAHVFLFCHLTPESPRCLIEALASGCPLVGYESAYPDDLIAAHRGGILVPRGDKVSLAKELADLDADRRQLSNLMLAAAADGAPFTDEAVFRHRSNIIRRHLAEG from the coding sequence ATGAAAGAGTCTCCGACGAACGACGCGCTCCTGCTCTATGCGCCCGTGCCGCTCTATCGCGATGAAAAGGGCGAACTCCTCGTTGAAAGACAGGCTGTGAACGGCCTTCGGCTCTGGGCTGAAAATTTTTCTCGTGTCACGGTCATGATGCCGCTCGACCCCGCTTCTTCGCCGAGGGGATGGGAGCGATTATCTGATGTTGCGTCCAGACTGGACCGGGTGCAATTCGAACCGCTGCCGATGGCCTATCGGCCGGATCAGTTTTTTCGCCATCTTCCTGCCACGCGACGTCGTATCCAGAAGCTCATCTCAGAGGCGCAGTGGCTCAGCTTCGCGATCGGAGGCCTGTTCGGCGATTGGGGCGCAGTCGCCAGCTTCACAGCGTATCGGATGAAGCGGCCCTTTGCCGTCTGGACCGATCGTGTCGAATCCGAGATCGTGCGTCAGGAAGCAGGGACCGGGCCCTGGAAAGCAAGACTTCGGCGGCGTCTGGCTCACAGGCCGATGGCGGCGCTTGAGCGTGCCGTCATCCGGCGCGCAACCCTCGGCCTCTTTCACGGCCGCGAGACCTATGAGGCGTATGCGCCATTCTCTCGCGGACCCGCCGAAGTCGTCCATGACATCCACCTTGGGCCGCGTGACCATATCGCCCCCGAACGTCTTGCAACCAAGGCAGGCGGGGCATCCGAAGGCCCGTTGCGCCTGATCTATACGGGCCGGGCCGATCCGATGAAGGGTCCGTTCGACTGGATCGAGGTGCTGAAGCACCTGTCGGATATGGGTGTGGATTTCCGCGCGCGCTGGTTGGGGGACGGTTCCGAGCGGGCCGGAATGATTGCGCAGATCGCCAAGGCGGGCCTTCAGGATCGCGTGGAAATGCCCGGTTTCGTGGATGATCGAACTGCGGTTCTGGAGGAATTGCGCAACGCGCATGTTTTCCTGTTCTGCCATCTGACCCCTGAATCGCCGCGCTGTCTTATCGAGGCGCTGGCTTCGGGCTGCCCGCTGGTGGGTTATGAAAGCGCCTATCCGGATGACCTCATCGCCGCTCACCGGGGGGGCATATTGGTGCCCCGAGGAGACAAGGTTTCGCTGGCAAAGGAACTGGCTGATCTGGACGCTGATCGCCGGCAGCTTTCCAATCTTATGCTCGCAGCAGCGGCAGATGGTGCTCCGTTCACGGACGAGGCAGTTTTCAGGCATCGAAGCAACATCATCCGGCGTCATTTGGCTGAAGGCTGA
- a CDS encoding PQQ-dependent sugar dehydrogenase, which translates to MSFAPRHGLLPLVAGAAMFALPALAQNTSSLKHTVVLEGLENPWDMAFLDDGTMFFTEKCKGLSVRMPSGDVKALLGMGGVEGYASTADDLFCQGQAGMMGVAVDPDFAENRRIYVYSTSNMATPHTNRLMRLVVNEDFSDVSERTDIVEDVPYKMEASDHPFGEVGAHNGGRVRFGPEGHLWLTTGDNHNEELPQSPTQMGSKVLRLDTDGNAAEGNAPPEGFDKRTYTYGHRNVQGIAFHPGTGSAIIAEHGPWHSDEITLLVNGGNGGWDPRANMAGRGDCPDDYCGYSPNQMEGMNRYERAAFMPMTDLATYPDAMPPMWDNNGWSQGMSSAAFLEGDAWGAWDGHLVVGLMGIGFGGTPIGQRIDVIELSDDGSEVYDVTEMTLPEGMEAGRFRSLVLGPDDSLYVAVDEGAIHKLTP; encoded by the coding sequence ATGTCGTTTGCACCGCGCCACGGGTTACTGCCGCTTGTCGCAGGGGCAGCCATGTTTGCGCTGCCGGCCCTTGCGCAGAATACGTCCAGTCTCAAGCATACCGTCGTGCTGGAGGGACTTGAAAATCCATGGGACATGGCGTTCCTTGACGATGGCACGATGTTTTTCACCGAAAAATGCAAGGGCCTTTCGGTTCGGATGCCCTCGGGCGACGTCAAGGCGCTTCTGGGCATGGGCGGTGTCGAAGGTTACGCCTCTACGGCAGATGATCTTTTCTGCCAGGGTCAGGCCGGTATGATGGGCGTCGCGGTCGATCCCGACTTTGCCGAAAATCGCAGGATTTATGTGTATTCGACGTCCAATATGGCGACGCCGCATACCAACCGCCTGATGCGACTGGTGGTGAACGAGGACTTTTCGGATGTGTCGGAGCGGACGGATATCGTCGAAGATGTGCCCTACAAGATGGAAGCTTCGGATCATCCGTTCGGTGAAGTGGGCGCGCATAACGGCGGCCGTGTCCGGTTCGGGCCCGAGGGTCACCTCTGGCTGACGACCGGCGACAACCATAACGAGGAGCTGCCCCAAAGCCCGACGCAGATGGGGTCCAAGGTGCTGCGCCTGGACACTGACGGCAACGCGGCCGAAGGTAACGCTCCTCCGGAAGGGTTCGACAAGCGCACCTATACCTACGGACATCGCAACGTGCAGGGGATCGCGTTCCACCCGGGCACCGGCAGTGCCATCATCGCCGAGCACGGTCCGTGGCATTCGGACGAGATCACCTTGCTGGTGAACGGCGGCAACGGCGGCTGGGACCCGCGCGCCAACATGGCGGGCCGCGGCGATTGCCCGGACGATTACTGCGGCTATAGCCCGAACCAGATGGAAGGGATGAACCGGTATGAGCGGGCGGCCTTCATGCCGATGACCGATCTTGCCACCTATCCGGACGCCATGCCCCCGATGTGGGACAACAACGGCTGGTCGCAGGGCATGTCTTCGGCCGCCTTTCTGGAAGGCGACGCGTGGGGTGCCTGGGACGGCCACCTGGTTGTCGGCCTGATGGGGATCGGCTTTGGCGGGACGCCGATCGGGCAGAGGATCGATGTGATCGAATTGTCCGATGACGGGTCCGAAGTTTATGACGTGACCGAGATGACCCTGCCCGAGGGGATGGAGGCCGGACGTTTCCGGTCGCTGGTGCTGGGACCCGATGACAGCCTTTATGTGGCGGTCGATGAGGGCGCGATCCACAAGCTCACCCCCTGA
- a CDS encoding c-type cytochrome gives MGRGFLLAAVVASAFCGSSAIAEVKAKPNAVDAGSEIAADIVAGEKQYMRECRACHGRKAEGVSSFPKLVGHPADHLVQRLEQYRAGEKLGPNTPLMAAVTKELSDQDISNLAGFIVSLPE, from the coding sequence ATGGGACGGGGATTTCTGCTCGCGGCGGTTGTTGCCAGTGCGTTTTGCGGCAGTTCTGCAATCGCAGAGGTGAAGGCCAAGCCGAATGCGGTCGACGCGGGGTCGGAAATTGCCGCCGATATTGTCGCTGGCGAAAAACAATATATGCGCGAGTGCAGAGCCTGCCACGGTCGAAAGGCAGAAGGCGTGTCCAGCTTTCCGAAGCTGGTCGGCCATCCGGCCGACCATCTCGTCCAGCGGCTGGAGCAGTATCGTGCGGGCGAAAAGCTGGGGCCGAACACGCCATTGATGGCGGCAGTGACAAAAGAACTGTCGGATCAAGACATCTCGAATCTGGCCGGTTTCATCGTCTCGCTGCCGGAATGA